The region ATGTCGGAGAGGTCGAAGGAATAGGAATCGAAATTGATGACCGAGACATTGCCGTCGGGCGTTTTGCGGTGCACCTCGCCCTGATGCATGATCAGCGTCGTGCCCGTATCGTCGACGGCGCCCTCCTTCGCATAATAGATCAGCTCGTAGGCCGGATCGCGCTCGTCGGCGACGAAAAGGCCCTTCAGCATGCGGCCGGCCATTCGCTTCGAGATCTGCACGTAAAGGCCTTCATCAAGCTTGCGGAAGGTCTTTTCTTCGATCACCGAAGACAGCAGATCGGCATAGGTCTCGGCGATCATCTGGCGCACGACGGTCTTTGCGCGCGGCTCGACGACGTTGTCGACGAAGAAGGAAAAGAGGCTGACGACGGCGGCAAGCAGCAGGATCGGGCGGATCAGCACGCTGCGCCGCGCCCCGGCCGCGTCGATGACGGTCAGCTCGGAATCGTTGTTCATCGTCGTCAGCGTCTGGGTAATCGCGATGACGAGGGCGAAGGGCAGGACAACAGGAATGATCGACGGCAGGATCATCGTCGCGAGCTTGGCGAACGAACCGATCGACTGGCCGCTGTCGGTCACCAGGTTGATGCGCTGCAGAACCTGAGTCGTCCAGATGATCGCCAGAACGGGCAGGAGGGCCACGAGAAACATCTGGCCGACGCGCCGCAATATGTATGTCTCGAGTAGTTTCATGCCTGCCCTTGAAAGCACCTGCACGCCCAAACGGCTTTGCAGGAGAAACCCTCTACGCTCTTTGTCGCCGTATTGCGACAAGCTGGTGTCAAAAATTCATTCAATTTTCAGAATTTTTTTGATGCTGTTGCGACTCAGTTAACGCCAGCAACGCGGCGAAGACGACAAGCGATGAAAGCCATCCGAGAACGACGTCGGAAAGGTAGTGCGCGCCGAAGGATAGCCGCATCGCAGGCGTCAGGATCGAGATCGCCGCCAGGGGTGCTGCCACCGCATACCGTAATGATTTCGGCACGAATAGCAGCAGGCAGAAAAGCCAGCCGGCGCTCGCGGCCTCGCCAGAGATGAACGAACAGTTCGAAACGCATTTTCCGGCAAGCGAACCGGCCTCGACGAAATGCAGCGCGCCGCCGAAAATGTCCGTCTGTATCGGCCGCGGCCGGCCCCAATGTTCCTTCAGCACGACATTGACGAGCAGTACCGGTCCGATCAGCAGCGTTCCCAACGCCACTTTCAGCTTGCGCGCCCGTTCGGCGTTGAAGGTCGCGCCGTGCTGCTGGTAGCATTCGATGAATTTCCACGCCATCACGATGGCCACC is a window of Rhizobium sp. N324 DNA encoding:
- the lptF gene encoding LPS export ABC transporter permease LptF, giving the protein MKLLETYILRRVGQMFLVALLPVLAIIWTTQVLQRINLVTDSGQSIGSFAKLATMILPSIIPVVLPFALVIAITQTLTTMNNDSELTVIDAAGARRSVLIRPILLLAAVVSLFSFFVDNVVEPRAKTVVRQMIAETYADLLSSVIEEKTFRKLDEGLYVQISKRMAGRMLKGLFVADERDPAYELIYYAKEGAVDDTGTTLIMHQGEVHRKTPDGNVSVINFDSYSFDLSDMTENRGQATLRASDRDLWFLLNPDPADKDYTIRPQSYRAELHRRLTDWVLPVVFALFSLAIAGDARSHREARLHPMVSALAYAFALRWAAFYAANQIDTDPEYIVVLYAIPIVSSIISIVFLGLHKRLAVPSFIRDRMSSFWRRTQERLLAATGRTGGDAAQ
- a CDS encoding phosphatase PAP2 family protein; amino-acid sequence: MTVFSKNRPRGPVVRLPKTTFGAFMLLFWVWWALLAAFRAFPGIDIYFSQLFFLATDCDPTAAAGSICGGFPYRDSGNFDLLRTIFFRLPYVVAIVMAWKFIECYQQHGATFNAERARKLKVALGTLLIGPVLLVNVVLKEHWGRPRPIQTDIFGGALHFVEAGSLAGKCVSNCSFISGEAASAGWLFCLLLFVPKSLRYAVAAPLAAISILTPAMRLSFGAHYLSDVVLGWLSSLVVFAALLALTESQQHQKNSEN